A genomic window from Gossypium hirsutum isolate 1008001.06 chromosome D12, Gossypium_hirsutum_v2.1, whole genome shotgun sequence includes:
- the LOC107945496 gene encoding glucosidase 2 subunit beta isoform X2, with the protein MQLWRWLCLKHRFPVCFAAVSFFLLLVSSSKSPLGIHPLDAKYFAAEVIKCKDGSKSFTRDRLNDNFCDCLDGTDEPGTSACPAGKFYCRNVGSIPQFIFSSRVNDHFCDCCDGSDEYDGSILCPNTCIMGGNVEYKTEEYVSTTTHLHSTKLKEMKIGIKLEDLIQTLAGLKMITVAEVALGCFLVVKWVFHKRVKSKKRHHR; encoded by the exons ATGCAGTTATGGCGGTGGCTATGTTTAAAACACAGATTCCCCGTTTGTTTTGCTGCCGTCTCCTTTTTCCTTTTGCTTGTTTCTTCTTCTAAATCTCCTCTCGGTATCCACCCATTAG ATGCCAAGTATTTTGCTGCGGAGGTTATCAAGTGTAAGGATGGGTCCAAATCATTTACCAGAGACCGTCTTAACGATAACTTCTGTGACTGCCTTGACGGCACCGATGAGCCTG GGACTTCAGCTTGCCCAGCAGGCAAATTTTATTGTAGGAATGTAGGAAGTATACCTCAGTTCATTTTTTCTTCTCGAGTTAATGATCATTTTTGTG ATTGTTGTGATGGAAGTGATGAGTATGATGGTAGCATCCTGTGTCCCAACACATGTATCATGGGTGGTAATGTCGAGTACAAAACTGAAGAGTATGTTTCTACAACTACTCATCTGCACTCTACTAAATTGAAGGAAATGAAAATTGGAATTAAATTAGAAGACTTGATTCAGACGCTTGCAG GTTTGAAGATGATAACGGTAGCAGAGGTGGCTCTTGGTTGTTTTCTGGTGGTTAAATGGGTATTTCATAAGCGTGTCAAGTCTAAGAAAAGACATCATAGATGA
- the LOC107945496 gene encoding glucosidase 2 subunit beta isoform X1 has protein sequence MQLWRWLCLKHRFPVCFAAVSFFLLLVSSSKSPLGIHPLDAKYFAAEVIKCKDGSKSFTRDRLNDNFCDCLDGTDEPGTSACPAGKFYCRNVGSIPQFIFSSRVNDHFCDCCDGSDEYDGSILCPNTCIMGGNVEYKTEEYVSTTTHLHSTKLKEMKIGIKLEDLIQTLAGIERLKMITVAEVALGCFLVVKWVFHKRVKSKKRHHR, from the exons ATGCAGTTATGGCGGTGGCTATGTTTAAAACACAGATTCCCCGTTTGTTTTGCTGCCGTCTCCTTTTTCCTTTTGCTTGTTTCTTCTTCTAAATCTCCTCTCGGTATCCACCCATTAG ATGCCAAGTATTTTGCTGCGGAGGTTATCAAGTGTAAGGATGGGTCCAAATCATTTACCAGAGACCGTCTTAACGATAACTTCTGTGACTGCCTTGACGGCACCGATGAGCCTG GGACTTCAGCTTGCCCAGCAGGCAAATTTTATTGTAGGAATGTAGGAAGTATACCTCAGTTCATTTTTTCTTCTCGAGTTAATGATCATTTTTGTG ATTGTTGTGATGGAAGTGATGAGTATGATGGTAGCATCCTGTGTCCCAACACATGTATCATGGGTGGTAATGTCGAGTACAAAACTGAAGAGTATGTTTCTACAACTACTCATCTGCACTCTACTAAATTGAAGGAAATGAAAATTGGAATTAAATTAGAAGACTTGATTCAGACGCTTGCAGGTATTGAAC GTTTGAAGATGATAACGGTAGCAGAGGTGGCTCTTGGTTGTTTTCTGGTGGTTAAATGGGTATTTCATAAGCGTGTCAAGTCTAAGAAAAGACATCATAGATGA
- the LOC107945496 gene encoding glucosidase 2 subunit beta isoform X3, which yields MQLWRWLCLKHRFPVCFAAVSFFLLLVSSSKSPLGIHPLDAKYFAAEVIKCKDGSKSFTRDRLNDNFCDCLDGTDEPDCCDGSDEYDGSILCPNTCIMGGNVEYKTEEYVSTTTHLHSTKLKEMKIGIKLEDLIQTLAGIERLKMITVAEVALGCFLVVKWVFHKRVKSKKRHHR from the exons ATGCAGTTATGGCGGTGGCTATGTTTAAAACACAGATTCCCCGTTTGTTTTGCTGCCGTCTCCTTTTTCCTTTTGCTTGTTTCTTCTTCTAAATCTCCTCTCGGTATCCACCCATTAG ATGCCAAGTATTTTGCTGCGGAGGTTATCAAGTGTAAGGATGGGTCCAAATCATTTACCAGAGACCGTCTTAACGATAACTTCTGTGACTGCCTTGACGGCACCGATGAGCCTG ATTGTTGTGATGGAAGTGATGAGTATGATGGTAGCATCCTGTGTCCCAACACATGTATCATGGGTGGTAATGTCGAGTACAAAACTGAAGAGTATGTTTCTACAACTACTCATCTGCACTCTACTAAATTGAAGGAAATGAAAATTGGAATTAAATTAGAAGACTTGATTCAGACGCTTGCAGGTATTGAAC GTTTGAAGATGATAACGGTAGCAGAGGTGGCTCTTGGTTGTTTTCTGGTGGTTAAATGGGTATTTCATAAGCGTGTCAAGTCTAAGAAAAGACATCATAGATGA
- the LOC107945496 gene encoding glucosidase 2 subunit beta isoform X4 — translation MQLWRWLCLKHRFPVCFAAVSFFLLLVSSSKSPLGIHPLDAKYFAAEVIKCKDGSKSFTRDRLNDNFCDCLDGTDEPDCCDGSDEYDGSILCPNTCIMGGNVEYKTEEYVSTTTHLHSTKLKEMKIGIKLEDLIQTLAGLKMITVAEVALGCFLVVKWVFHKRVKSKKRHHR, via the exons ATGCAGTTATGGCGGTGGCTATGTTTAAAACACAGATTCCCCGTTTGTTTTGCTGCCGTCTCCTTTTTCCTTTTGCTTGTTTCTTCTTCTAAATCTCCTCTCGGTATCCACCCATTAG ATGCCAAGTATTTTGCTGCGGAGGTTATCAAGTGTAAGGATGGGTCCAAATCATTTACCAGAGACCGTCTTAACGATAACTTCTGTGACTGCCTTGACGGCACCGATGAGCCTG ATTGTTGTGATGGAAGTGATGAGTATGATGGTAGCATCCTGTGTCCCAACACATGTATCATGGGTGGTAATGTCGAGTACAAAACTGAAGAGTATGTTTCTACAACTACTCATCTGCACTCTACTAAATTGAAGGAAATGAAAATTGGAATTAAATTAGAAGACTTGATTCAGACGCTTGCAG GTTTGAAGATGATAACGGTAGCAGAGGTGGCTCTTGGTTGTTTTCTGGTGGTTAAATGGGTATTTCATAAGCGTGTCAAGTCTAAGAAAAGACATCATAGATGA